In the Clostridium cellulovorans 743B genome, TTTTATTGCCTTGGAAATTTTTCGTTGATATTCCTCGTTATTTAGCTTTTGTGCTTCTTCAGGATTAGATAAAAAACCACACTCAACAAGGACATCTGCTCTATCTGTAGGATTTCTTAATATTATATAAGAATTTTTTGCATCTTTTGCAAATCTCTTCTTTGTTATTTCTAAATCTGCTTCTAGATATTTTTGAATCACCTCCGCCAAGAGTTTACTTTTAATATTTGAAGCATACCATACTTGTGGACCTTTAACATAAACTTCTGGGAATGCATTTAAGTGTATACTTATAAAAATATCACATTCAGTTGAATTCTTCATTTCGCATCTGGCATGTAGATCCTGCAACTTTTCTGACCTTACAGAAGAATCCTGTGTATGCAAAGAAATATCCTCAGTTCTTGTCATATGTACCTTATATCCACCTTCCTCTAAGCATTCCTTAAGAAAAGTTCCAATCTTCAAATTTATATGTTTCTCAAGAAGCCCCTCAGCACTTTTCGCACCTCCATCCAAACCTCCATGACCTGGATCTATAAGTATCGTTATATCCTTTGCTTCTACCATTCCAACACAAAAAAACATAATAGATAAAGCTATTAGTATTGTCTTTATAAAGTGTCTCATCACTTTTGCTCCCTTCACATTAAAAGTTAATTATTAAATAGTATCTCAATAATAAAGGTTTTTTACGCATAAAAAGTCTTATCTTAAGCGATGGTATTTATATATAAGTTCCACTAATATATCTACGTTAAGTTTATATATAGTTCATAAAGGCAATATATAAACTTAATCGAAACATTTATATTAAAAAATTCCCAAACCATTTCAGCTTGGGAATTTCATATTTATAATTTTCCATTACCTTATATACAAATATTATCTAAAAACATTAACTTGTCTTATACCCAAAGTTTCAATAGGAAATCAAACTTGTCCATTGGAATTCTCTTGCATTAATATTAATCAAAAGTTCTATCATCGATTTCAATATAATTCTTCTCTGAAACAATACTTTCATATGCTGGTCTAATAATCTTATCCATATTAATAAGTTCTTCAAGACGATGAGCACTCCATCCAACTATTCTAGCCATAGCAAAAATAGGTGTATATAGTTCAAGTGGAATATCTAACATACTATAAACCAATCCGCTATAGAAATCAACATTAGGGCTAACCCCTTTATAGATACGTCTTTTTTCAGCAATTACCTCTGGTGCTAATTTTTCTATCATAGAATAAAGCTTAAAATCATCATTCTTGCCTTTTTCTTCAGCTAATTTTTCAACAAAGTTTCTAAAAATTCTTTCTCTTGGATCTGATAAGGAATAAACAGCGTGTCCCATACCGTATATTAAACCACTTTTATCAAATGCTTGCTTATCAACAATCTTTTCTAAATATTCCTTTACAGCTACTTCATCAGATAAATCTCCAACATGTGCTTTTATATCAGATATCATTTCAACAACCTTGATGTTCGCTCCACCATGTTTTGGTCCTTTTAAAGATGATAAAGATGCAGCAACAACTGAATAAGTATCGGAACCAGAAGAAGATACAACTCTTGCAGTAAATGTAGAGTTATTACCACCGCCATGTTCCATATGAAGAATTAAAGCGATATCAAGGACTTTTGCTTCAAGTTCTGTATACTTTTTATCTGGTCGTAACATTCTTAATATATTCTCTGCCATAGAAAGATTTTCATCTGGTCTATGAATATAAAAACTATCATCACATGCATAATAATTGTATGCATGATAACCATACACAGCAAGCATTGGGAATACACTTATAAGCTTTAAACATTGAGAAAGAACATTACTAATGCTTAAATCTGATACTTTATCATCATATGAAGCTAATGTTAGTACACTCTTAGTTAAGGAATTCATAATATCTTTACTTGGTGCTTTCATAATAACATCTCTTGTAAAGTTTGTTGGAAGATGTCTACTTGCAGTTAATATTTTTTTAAATTCTTTTAGTTGTGAAGAATTTGGCAACTCTCCAAATAGCAGTAGGTATGTAATTTCTTCAAACCCAAATCTGTTGCCTTTATTAATTCCCTTTATTAAATCTGTTATATTATAGCCCCTGTATAGCAACTTACCATCACAAGGCATCATTGTCCCATTTTTCTCTTCATAAGCTTGGATTAACGAGATATTAGTCAGTCCTGATAAGACTCCTTTACCGTTATTATCTCTTAATCCCCTTTTAACCCCATATTCATCATATAATTCACTATTAATATGCCCATTTTCTTTGCATACTTGGCCGTATTTGTCTGTAAATTGTTTTAATTGTTCTTTTTTTGTGTGTATCATTTTTAGCCCCACCTTTTTCTATACTATATCTTATTATCATTCATCCTATTATCAGACATAAAATACTTTCAACCATATCTTTATTTTTATTCACTATATTTATATATTATACAATACACTATCCTATGAGTTTTGTACACCTTCCCTTGGTAAAGTTTTCAATTAAATGAAAATTTATCATTTTATTTTCACTTATCATATCTATAAAAATTTATATAACCCTAAAATGAAGATTTTTGTTCTACTATAAAAGTTCAAAAATCCAAAATTGAAGAAATTTTGTTGTGATATTATTTTTTGCCTTCTATCTCTTTATACTATTTTAATGCATAATTAATCAAAATAAAATAAATCTTCAAATTTTTTATCTAAAGCTATACAAAATATTAACGCTAATTTAGCAGTAGGATTAAAGTGTCCTGTTTCAATAGAACTGATGGTCTGCCTTGATACTCCAACCATCCTTGCTAACTCTCCTTGAGAAATATTTTTTTCTGCTCTTGCCACCTTTAATCTATTTTTCAATATTAATTCTTCGCTCATATTTATCACCTTATTAAAAAGTACCCAATAAAGCTGAGAATAACAGTTATCGCAGTAAAAATTCCTACTATAAGGTATTTCTTTTCTCCTATTTTTTTATATTGATAAAAGTTACTTGCAGAAAGATATGCAAAAATGATAATACCAAATTCATAGAAGCTTTGACCTTCTATAGCTTTTATAATACTGAATATAAAACATAGTATTACAACGACTATTGCCCCAAAACCAAAAGACTGACTTAACACTTGTTGCTCTCTTTCATCTATACCTTCATTTTTTACTCTTGCCAGGATTTCTTCTTTATTCATGTTGGCACCTCCATGATATACTATATACATCTTAACATATATTCCCATGTATTGTCAAGTTTTATTGTCATTTTTATTATATAACTTTACATTCTTATTACAATACTTTGCAAGCCTAATAGCATGGATTTTCATTTTACAATTAAGGTTTTACAATTAAGGGCCTAATAGCATGGATTTTCATTTTACAATTAAGAAATCAAATACCACTGGTGAATTGGAAAGTAATCTTTAAAACTGAGAATTAATGAAATTAAAAAGAGATGCCAAAAGTCTATTAACATATTGAAACATATATTCTTCATTCTAACACCAATGTTTTAAGGATAAATGTTTAAATAAAACTAGAGCAACAAAAAGATTGGTTCTTCACCAATCTTTTGTAATCTAGAATACAACCTCCTGAGTACTTATATTTAATCAATATTGTATAAATAAAATGGACTTGAAGGGTTGTAATTCGATTTTTAATTTAGGATCTTATAATTAGTATACTATTTTGCAATAATCACGCTCATTATGTTTACTAAAATTTAATTTAACCTACATGCCTTTCAAAAGGATGATAGTTCAATATTTTTTCAATTTCAGCCATAGCATCTTTAGGAATTTCAAATCCACTTGCAACAATATTATTTTTTAACTGTTCTGGCTTTGTAGCACCTGTAATTACACTACTTATACTAGGCTTATTTAAAATCCATGCAAGTGCTAATACTGACATGTTAGTACCAATCTCTTCTGCTATCTTACTTAACTTTTCTACTTTATCTAAATTCTCATCTGTAAGTAATTGATTAATTTGTTTATCTGGTTGATGAGTTGCTCTAGAACCTTCTGGAATTTTCAACCCTTTTTTATACTTTCCTGTGAGCAATCCTTGAGCTAATGGTGAAAAAGGAACAATTCCTATTCCATTTTCTTCACATACACTGATAATCTCATCCTCTATATATCTATCTACCATATTATACTGAGGTTGAATAACAGACAATGGTCGAAGTCCTAGTTCTTTTATTATTCCAACAGCTTTATTCAGCCTAGCAGCACTCCACTCTTCACTTACGCCATAGTAAAGCACTTTTCCTTTTGCAACTAGATCACTCAATGCTTGAAGCGTTTCCTCCATAGGAGTTGTATTGTCAAATCTATGACAAAAATACATATCTATATAATCCATCTTCATATTTTTAAGGGTTTTATCTATTTGATCAAAAATATGTTTTCTTGAGAGTCCCCAATCATTAGCTCCAGGTCCAGTAGGAAAAAACACCTTACTTGATACTACATATGAGCTTCTAGGATATTCCTTCAAGACATCTCCCAAGAAACGTTCTGCTTCTCCACCACTGTATGCATCAGCACAATCAAAAAAGTTTACTCCATTATCGTAGGCTAATTTGATAGTTTCTTTTGCTAAATTTATTGATTCAGTTCCATATAAACTTGTCATCCAACTTCCCAAAGACACTTCACTTACTTTTAATCCCCATTTTCCAAGATTACGATATTTCATTTGCCATTACCTCCTAAACACATTTTAATCAACCTTGACAAATCCTATTATAAGTATTAAAGTTAACTTTAAGTCAATGTTTTATAAAATAAATTTTAGTTTAGGGGAATATTATGGCATATACAATTAAACAAGCTGCCGAACTTACTAACTTAACACCATCAACTCTTAGATATTATGATAAAGAAGGGCTTATTCCTATTTTAAAACGTACTCCTTCTGGGATACGTATCTTTGATGATATAGATATTAGTTGGATTAGCCTTATATGTTGTCTAAAAAACAGTGGTATGCCTATAGAGGAAATTAAATCTTTTATGGCTCTATGCCTTCAAGGAAAAAATGCTTGCGAAGATCGTAAAAAGGTTTTGGAAAAGCATAAAGAATCTATTGAGAGACAGATTCAAACACTTGAGCACAGCCTCAATACAATAAATTACAAAATTGATAATTATAAAGAGATAGGGATCTTCCACATAGATGGTCATTAAGATTAATAATCTAACTTCAAAAGTCTTGGCTAAGATTAATATTCTTCTCATGGAGAATTCATTCTTAGCCAAGACTTTTTTTTAATTTATCATCGTTCTTCTTATTTTCACTGTTTATATATGTTATAATATTGAAACTTCATTTAAACTTTATATGCATATTGAGAAATTAATATAGCCTATGAAGCTTCTTTATTGAAGTCTATATATATTATAATTATACTTCAAATATATTTCTTAACTACAAGATTATTTTAGTCACTATCCAAAGAAGTATAAGAAACATACTGTTCCACATAGTAAACTGAAACATATAACTACTCTTTTTCACATCTCTAACTTCACTAAAAAACTTATATGAAATCACACTAGCTAAGGAAGCAATCAAAGTTCCAAGTCCCCCAATATTTACTCCTCTTAAAAGTTCTATATATTCAGTTGTAAATCCTGATAAAAGTATCGTTGCTGGTACATTGCTGATTACCTGTGAAGAAATAATTCCTGCAACTAATTCATTTCCCTCCAATACTTGTGATAGAAATGTTGTTACACTTGTAAGTTGTTTCATATTCCCAATAAATAAAAAGAAAAATACAAAAGTAAGGAGAAGTCCATAATCTACCCTAAGAAACAATAATCTATCTACCAAGAATATAGTTGCAAGTACTATTACTAAAAGAATTTGATAGGGTAAAATCCTCAATACACATAGAATACATATTATAAATAACACTGTATATATGATTTCTTGTTTCTTATCTCTGGCCATCAGATTTTTTTGACTATATTCCTCTATCGAAACATTTTTCCTAC is a window encoding:
- a CDS encoding aldo/keto reductase family protein is translated as MKYRNLGKWGLKVSEVSLGSWMTSLYGTESINLAKETIKLAYDNGVNFFDCADAYSGGEAERFLGDVLKEYPRSSYVVSSKVFFPTGPGANDWGLSRKHIFDQIDKTLKNMKMDYIDMYFCHRFDNTTPMEETLQALSDLVAKGKVLYYGVSEEWSAARLNKAVGIIKELGLRPLSVIQPQYNMVDRYIEDEIISVCEENGIGIVPFSPLAQGLLTGKYKKGLKIPEGSRATHQPDKQINQLLTDENLDKVEKLSKIAEEIGTNMSVLALAWILNKPSISSVITGATKPEQLKNNIVASGFEIPKDAMAEIEKILNYHPFERHVG
- a CDS encoding DUF6442 family protein; the protein is MNKEEILARVKNEGIDEREQQVLSQSFGFGAIVVVILCFIFSIIKAIEGQSFYEFGIIIFAYLSASNFYQYKKIGEKKYLIVGIFTAITVILSFIGYFLIR
- a CDS encoding N-acetylmuramoyl-L-alanine amidase, which produces MRHFIKTILIALSIMFFCVGMVEAKDITILIDPGHGGLDGGAKSAEGLLEKHINLKIGTFLKECLEEGGYKVHMTRTEDISLHTQDSSVRSEKLQDLHARCEMKNSTECDIFISIHLNAFPEVYVKGPQVWYASNIKSKLLAEVIQKYLEADLEITKKRFAKDAKNSYIILRNPTDRADVLVECGFLSNPEEAQKLNNEEYQRKISKAIKAAIDNYVERQKDLQ
- a CDS encoding citrate/2-methylcitrate synthase codes for the protein MIHTKKEQLKQFTDKYGQVCKENGHINSELYDEYGVKRGLRDNNGKGVLSGLTNISLIQAYEEKNGTMMPCDGKLLYRGYNITDLIKGINKGNRFGFEEITYLLLFGELPNSSQLKEFKKILTASRHLPTNFTRDVIMKAPSKDIMNSLTKSVLTLASYDDKVSDLSISNVLSQCLKLISVFPMLAVYGYHAYNYYACDDSFYIHRPDENLSMAENILRMLRPDKKYTELEAKVLDIALILHMEHGGGNNSTFTARVVSSSGSDTYSVVAASLSSLKGPKHGGANIKVVEMISDIKAHVGDLSDEVAVKEYLEKIVDKQAFDKSGLIYGMGHAVYSLSDPRERIFRNFVEKLAEEKGKNDDFKLYSMIEKLAPEVIAEKRRIYKGVSPNVDFYSGLVYSMLDIPLELYTPIFAMARIVGWSAHRLEELINMDKIIRPAYESIVSEKNYIEIDDRTFD
- a CDS encoding SLC13 family permease, which encodes MLKIMLKRLKSETVLCISGLLAAVTMFLVPPSKLYIENIDFRVLTLLFALMCVVQGWQKIGVFERLGQVLLRGIENSRQLEIVLIGICFFSSMLITNDVALITFVPFTIMLLPMAGQKDKMVFIIVMQTIAANLGSMLLPIGNPQNLYLFSTAEMDIGQFILAMLPLWCISFIILYVILICRKNVSIEEYSQKNLMARDKKQEIIYTVLFIICILCVLRILPYQILLVIVLATIFLVDRLLFLRVDYGLLLTFVFFFLFIGNMKQLTSVTTFLSQVLEGNELVAGIISSQVISNVPATILLSGFTTEYIELLRGVNIGGLGTLIASLASVISYKFFSEVRDVKKSSYMFQFTMWNSMFLILLWIVTKIIL
- a CDS encoding helix-turn-helix transcriptional regulator, which gives rise to MSEELILKNRLKVARAEKNISQGELARMVGVSRQTISSIETGHFNPTAKLALIFCIALDKKFEDLFYFD
- a CDS encoding MerR family transcriptional regulator produces the protein MAYTIKQAAELTNLTPSTLRYYDKEGLIPILKRTPSGIRIFDDIDISWISLICCLKNSGMPIEEIKSFMALCLQGKNACEDRKKVLEKHKESIERQIQTLEHSLNTINYKIDNYKEIGIFHIDGH